A region from the Oscillospiraceae bacterium genome encodes:
- a CDS encoding NAD(P)H-hydrate dehydratase, translating to MNVLPVDEAFVAGILPHRPAEMHKGDCGRALLVCGSVGYTGAARLAAESCVRAGAGLVSLLVPRSVYPVVAASCCPEVMCRPLPEDAEGRLSAQALPEIRAWMQGVHALLAGPGLGRSEALDALVAVLTAECPAPFVADADGLNALAGHILKRTAPLILTPHEGEFRRLGGDLTEGRAAAARRMAERRRAIVVLKGHRTVTASPDGRLYGNGTGNPGMAKGGSGDVLAGLLTGLLAQRAARPDLWRADEAEVTAAGVYLHGRAGDLAAAARGVYGMTPSDLIAYVPEAIDAVLRGKQGV from the coding sequence ATGAACGTCCTTCCAGTCGACGAGGCCTTTGTGGCGGGGATTTTGCCGCACAGGCCGGCGGAGATGCACAAAGGGGACTGCGGCCGGGCTCTGCTCGTCTGCGGCAGTGTGGGCTACACCGGCGCGGCCAGATTGGCGGCGGAGAGCTGCGTGCGCGCCGGCGCCGGGCTTGTCAGCCTGCTCGTGCCGCGCAGCGTCTATCCGGTCGTGGCGGCTTCCTGTTGCCCCGAGGTAATGTGCCGGCCGCTGCCGGAGGATGCGGAGGGCCGGCTGTCCGCGCAGGCGCTGCCGGAGATCCGGGCATGGATGCAGGGCGTGCACGCCCTGCTGGCGGGGCCTGGGCTTGGCCGGTCCGAAGCGCTGGATGCATTGGTGGCGGTACTGACCGCCGAGTGCCCGGCGCCGTTTGTGGCGGATGCGGACGGTCTAAATGCGCTGGCCGGACATATATTGAAACGGACGGCGCCCCTGATCCTCACCCCGCACGAGGGGGAATTTCGTCGTCTGGGCGGCGATTTGACCGAGGGGCGGGCCGCCGCCGCCCGGCGGATGGCCGAGCGGCGGCGCGCCATCGTAGTGCTCAAGGGTCACCGCACGGTGACGGCGTCGCCGGACGGCCGGCTCTATGGCAACGGGACGGGCAACCCGGGTATGGCCAAGGGGGGCAGCGGCGACGTTTTGGCGGGGCTGCTCACCGGGCTGTTGGCGCAGCGCGCGGCCCGGCCCGATCTCTGGCGCGCGGACGAGGCCGAGGTCACAGCCGCAGGCGTGTACCTGCACGGCCGCGCGGGGGACCTGGCCGCCGCGGCGCGCGGTGTCTACGGCATGACGCCGTCCGACTTGATAGCGTATGTGCCGGAGGCGATCGATGCGGTGCTGCGCGGCAAACAGGGGGTTTGA
- a CDS encoding manganese efflux pump MntP family protein translates to MELLTVCVMAVTLALDALAVAVTNGMACAGFRPRHAVWMGVYFGAFQFFMPLIGYLLGSQLLRYIESVDHWLAMLLLGFIGGRMVYNALRRQGEEEGALKALTHPQFLLQALATSVDALAVGVTLPLLKTPILLSAAIIGCVAFGLSLLGGLLGRRLGVLFRRRAEMVGGVVLVLLGIRIVWEHTL, encoded by the coding sequence ATGGAACTGCTCACGGTGTGTGTCATGGCCGTTACGCTGGCGCTGGACGCCTTGGCCGTCGCGGTCACGAACGGGATGGCCTGCGCGGGGTTTCGCCCCAGACATGCGGTGTGGATGGGCGTCTATTTCGGAGCGTTTCAGTTCTTCATGCCGCTCATCGGGTATCTGCTGGGCAGCCAATTGCTTCGATACATAGAGAGCGTCGACCACTGGCTGGCGATGTTGCTGCTCGGCTTCATCGGCGGACGCATGGTGTACAACGCGCTGCGCCGGCAGGGAGAAGAGGAGGGCGCGCTGAAAGCGCTGACCCACCCGCAGTTCCTGCTGCAGGCGCTGGCCACCAGTGTGGACGCGCTGGCCGTGGGCGTGACGCTGCCGCTGCTAAAGACGCCGATCCTCCTCTCGGCCGCTATCATCGGGTGTGTGGCCTTTGGATTGTCGCTGCTGGGCGGTCTGCTGGGCCGACGCTTGGGCGTGCTCTTCCGCCGCCGCGCCGAAATGGTCGGCGGTGTCGTCCTGGTTCTGCTGGGCATCCGGATTGTATGGGAGCATACGCTATGA
- a CDS encoding biotin--[acetyl-CoA-carboxylase] ligase — translation MNMQTTKERVLALLEPETQCSGASISRTLGVSRAAVWQAVEALRAEGYEIEARTRLGYRLLARPDLLTPGEIRRFRAPETADLPVAYHARVDSTNRAARQWALAAAPHGAAVVADEQTAGRGRFGRSFLSPPGMGLYLSVILRPDWPPEWLPLLTIFVAVAACDAIAAVAGCRPQIKWVNDLLMGGRKLAGILTELSLEGESGRVDSAVVGIGINCHAAAFPADLAAKATSLEAETERRIRRAQLAAALLDRFFDMAGHGQPARYADDLARYRADCVTLGRRVLVSSPAGTRTGQALAVTDSGALTVRFDGGRTEDLSSGEVSLHGDPPPG, via the coding sequence ATGAACATGCAGACGACCAAGGAGCGCGTACTCGCGCTGCTGGAGCCGGAGACGCAGTGTTCCGGGGCCTCGATCAGCCGGACGCTGGGGGTGAGCCGCGCGGCGGTGTGGCAAGCCGTGGAAGCCTTGCGTGCCGAGGGATATGAGATCGAAGCGCGTACGCGTCTGGGGTACCGCCTGCTGGCCCGGCCCGATCTGCTGACGCCGGGGGAGATCCGCCGCTTCCGCGCTCCGGAGACGGCGGACTTACCGGTCGCTTACCATGCCCGGGTGGATTCCACCAACCGGGCGGCCCGGCAGTGGGCGCTCGCGGCCGCGCCGCACGGCGCGGCGGTCGTCGCGGATGAGCAGACCGCCGGGCGCGGACGCTTCGGGCGGTCGTTCCTCTCACCGCCCGGCATGGGGCTCTATCTGTCGGTGATCCTGCGCCCCGACTGGCCGCCGGAGTGGCTGCCGCTGCTCACGATCTTTGTCGCGGTCGCCGCCTGCGACGCCATCGCCGCCGTCGCGGGGTGCCGTCCTCAGATCAAATGGGTCAATGACCTTCTGATGGGCGGGCGCAAACTGGCCGGCATTCTCACAGAGCTCTCTCTGGAGGGAGAGAGCGGCCGCGTGGATTCCGCCGTCGTGGGCATCGGCATCAACTGCCACGCCGCCGCCTTCCCGGCGGATCTGGCGGCCAAGGCCACCTCCCTCGAGGCGGAGACCGAACGCCGTATCCGCCGGGCGCAGCTCGCCGCCGCGCTGCTCGACCGCTTCTTTGACATGGCCGGCCACGGGCAGCCCGCGCGCTACGCGGACGACCTCGCACGCTACCGGGCGGACTGCGTGACCCTGGGCCGACGCGTCCTGGTCTCATCCCCGGCGGGCACACGGACGGGGCAGGCCCTCGCCGTCACGGACAGCGGCGCTCTGACTGTGCGTTTTGACGGCGGCCGCACCGAGGACCTCTCGTCCGGCGAAGTCTCTCTCCACGGCGACCCGCCGCCCGGCTGA
- a CDS encoding ABC transporter ATP-binding protein: MIEVRDLTKTFGACRALDHISCTIDNGCIYGLVGSNGAGKSTLLRLLTGIYRPDAGSVRLNGREVCNDPMAKQRMIFVADELFFLPGANMHRMARLYAAEYPAFSYERLRALAARFGLDMNANIQTFSKGMRRQAAILLSLCCHTDYILLDETFDGLDPVMRALVKRTLYEDIETRRATAVISSHSLRELEDTCDQLALMHRGGLVFESDVQNLKTTLFKVQVAFPEDFDRSVFDGVELLRFEKQGSVARAIVRADRDEMRQRLAKRAPLLLELLPLSLEEVFVYELEALGYAFGGDEEVEKEI; encoded by the coding sequence ATGATTGAGGTAAGAGATTTGACAAAGACATTCGGCGCGTGCCGGGCGCTGGACCACATCAGTTGTACGATCGACAACGGGTGCATCTACGGACTTGTCGGCTCCAACGGAGCGGGCAAATCGACGCTCCTGCGGCTGCTCACCGGAATCTACCGCCCGGATGCGGGCAGTGTGCGCCTGAACGGCCGAGAGGTCTGCAACGACCCGATGGCCAAACAGCGCATGATTTTCGTGGCAGATGAACTGTTCTTCCTGCCGGGGGCAAACATGCACCGCATGGCGCGGCTGTATGCCGCGGAGTACCCGGCGTTCTCGTACGAGCGGCTCCGCGCACTCGCGGCGCGCTTCGGACTCGATATGAACGCCAACATCCAGACGTTTTCCAAGGGCATGCGGCGGCAGGCGGCCATCTTGCTCTCGCTGTGCTGCCACACGGATTACATCCTGCTGGACGAGACATTCGACGGGCTCGACCCCGTAATGCGCGCGCTCGTCAAACGCACGCTGTACGAGGACATCGAGACGCGCCGGGCCACGGCGGTGATCTCCAGCCACTCGCTGCGCGAACTTGAGGACACCTGCGACCAACTCGCGCTGATGCATCGGGGCGGTCTCGTCTTCGAGAGCGACGTCCAGAACCTCAAGACGACGCTGTTCAAGGTGCAGGTGGCTTTCCCGGAGGACTTCGACCGGTCGGTGTTCGACGGTGTCGAGCTCCTGCGCTTCGAAAAACAGGGCTCCGTCGCGCGGGCCATCGTCCGCGCCGACCGGGACGAGATGAGACAGCGGCTCGCCAAACGCGCACCGTTGCTGCTGGAGCTCTTGCCGCTGTCGTTGGAAGAAGTCTTTGTCTACGAGCTGGAAGCACTTGGATACGCTTTCGGCGGGGACGAGGAGGTTGAGAAAGAGATATGA
- a CDS encoding GntR family transcriptional regulator, which yields MLSIDKLSRVPIYEQVIEQVEMKIRLGDFAEGELLPSVRALSVALEVNPNTLQKAYAELERRGLCRSTPGNGRFVSVGARAVIAHGMREKLRAFGMLAAQLHSEGATMKELHGAVEEAAGVGAKGRTTDD from the coding sequence GTGCTGAGCATTGACAAACTCTCGCGGGTGCCGATCTACGAACAGGTGATTGAACAGGTGGAGATGAAGATCCGTTTGGGGGACTTTGCCGAGGGAGAACTGCTGCCGTCGGTGCGCGCGCTGTCGGTGGCGCTGGAGGTGAACCCCAACACGCTGCAAAAGGCATACGCGGAGCTCGAACGGCGCGGACTGTGCCGGAGCACGCCGGGAAATGGCCGCTTCGTATCGGTGGGCGCGCGGGCCGTCATCGCACATGGAATGCGAGAGAAGCTGCGGGCCTTTGGGATGCTGGCCGCGCAGCTGCACAGCGAGGGGGCCACGATGAAAGAGCTGCACGGCGCGGTGGAGGAAGCCGCCGGCGTCGGCGCGAAGGGGAGGACGACCGATGATTGA